The Chryseobacterium sp. 52 genome includes a region encoding these proteins:
- a CDS encoding SusD/RagB family nutrient-binding outer membrane lipoprotein, which translates to MKKLNKIKLILPLAALSLSVLSCNDYLDINESPNAGHIENVTPAQVLPGALNELYRTQGSQVTGPTSMMTFGNVMMNSWATNVHNFGGVYGAEYTLSGVNNTFYTGIWDRIYLYTANFKLIEDYNNADHSQDNYVAIAKIMKAFYLQYIVDLYGDAPYKEAFLRSANTTPKYDDDKEIYKALIGELETANAIIDAENPNAIAASTDPIFKGAMASWRAFSNTVKLRMLLRMSNVTGDMATYRDQKLATLSGETFINQEVLINPGYSSANNDRMNPFVSSYRATATGSSTQIFQRTTASEHIANCLNGNLMGGTETYYTKFNGITDPRRFRLFSSVTYQGVAQVKGIRQGANSGDPGAPTDNKTLSALGTGNFAGSTAVATVAELVAAGNTRGGVIMSLAESKFLQSEAALRYPSLFSGGDTNFQQAIVASGIWLGVPASGSLTPTQVMQAYVTSVSTRPGLGWTGSNTQKLEAIMTQKWLALTNVNPAEMYIEYNRTGFPVTPLATTSTRPNRPYRLFYPVSEYTANSANVPNVTADQMFTKNATTPFWNQN; encoded by the coding sequence ATGAAAAAATTAAATAAAATAAAATTAATATTGCCTTTAGCGGCTCTAAGTTTAAGTGTTTTATCATGTAATGATTATTTGGACATTAATGAAAGTCCAAATGCCGGACATATTGAAAATGTGACGCCTGCTCAGGTACTTCCCGGTGCACTTAATGAATTATATAGAACTCAGGGAAGCCAGGTTACAGGTCCAACATCAATGATGACATTCGGAAATGTAATGATGAACAGCTGGGCAACCAATGTGCATAATTTTGGAGGAGTATATGGGGCGGAATATACTTTGTCAGGAGTAAACAATACTTTCTATACAGGAATTTGGGATAGAATTTATTTATACACTGCCAATTTCAAACTGATAGAAGATTATAACAATGCAGACCATTCTCAAGATAATTATGTAGCTATTGCTAAGATTATGAAAGCGTTTTATCTGCAGTATATTGTAGATTTATATGGAGATGCTCCTTACAAAGAAGCTTTTCTTCGTTCTGCTAATACAACACCTAAATATGATGACGATAAAGAAATTTATAAGGCATTAATAGGTGAATTGGAAACTGCCAATGCTATAATAGATGCAGAAAACCCAAATGCAATAGCTGCATCTACAGATCCTATTTTTAAGGGAGCTATGGCTAGCTGGAGAGCTTTCTCAAATACAGTTAAACTGAGAATGCTTCTGAGAATGTCTAATGTCACAGGGGATATGGCTACCTATAGAGATCAGAAACTGGCGACTCTTTCTGGAGAAACTTTTATTAACCAGGAAGTGCTTATTAACCCAGGATATTCTTCTGCAAATAATGATAGAATGAATCCTTTTGTAAGTTCTTACAGAGCTACAGCTACAGGTTCTAGTACTCAAATTTTTCAACGTACTACGGCTTCTGAGCATATTGCCAATTGTCTGAACGGGAACCTTATGGGCGGTACAGAGACATATTATACAAAGTTTAATGGAATAACAGATCCAAGAAGGTTTAGATTATTCTCGTCTGTTACTTATCAAGGTGTTGCACAGGTTAAAGGAATCAGACAAGGAGCTAATTCAGGAGATCCTGGAGCTCCTACAGATAATAAAACTCTTTCTGCGCTGGGAACTGGTAATTTTGCTGGTTCTACGGCTGTAGCTACTGTGGCTGAGCTTGTTGCTGCTGGTAATACAAGAGGAGGAGTGATCATGTCTTTAGCTGAAAGTAAATTTTTACAGTCAGAGGCTGCTCTTAGATACCCATCTTTATTCTCCGGAGGGGATACTAATTTCCAGCAGGCTATTGTAGCATCTGGAATTTGGTTGGGAGTTCCTGCTTCAGGAAGTCTTACTCCTACTCAAGTTATGCAGGCTTATGTAACTTCAGTTTCAACCAGACCTGGTTTAGGATGGACAGGAAGTAACACTCAAAAACTTGAGGCAATCATGACTCAGAAATGGCTGGCATTAACCAATGTGAACCCTGCAGAAATGTATATAGAATATAATAGAACCGGATTCCCTGTAACTCCGCTTGCTACAACAAGCACAAGACCAAACAGACCGTACAGATTATTCTACCCTGTTTCTGAGTATACAGCAAACTCTGCTAATGTACCTAATGTAACAGCTGATCAGATGTTTACTAAAAACGCTACGACTCCTTTCTGGAATCAAAATTAA
- a CDS encoding SusC/RagA family TonB-linked outer membrane protein, with product MKKLTTSVLFVVLSSSFLVANAQERKNRDTIKTQNIGEIVVTGALGIKKKADALTGSTAIVKTEELTKAGNPNAVQALTGKVSGLQINVPNSSVNAQATINLRGQRSLTGDNGALIVIDGAPSTAAIFQQLPPEVIESVNVFKGQQGSALYGERGSNGVIIVTTRKGSKSEKIQFTLSAGIDASFVYKLPIIQQKYGAGYPDSTFEPGLGEIGGTTWVPYENTSWGPLYSDPAIGGQNVIIGTPDANGQFVMGKYSPRKDNIKDFFKTGFLYQNGLSMNVGGSDSYAFFSINRTQNDFVVDRDRLTRNNLLFKAGKKLGNFRVDGTFNMVDQQTSETDSNLYDDLLQTPSHINVKDFSAPNLEHYFSTFADNPYWTVQNARYNNKSTTFSGILNAEYTINDHINISYLGNVLSVSGLGESYNNGWKFGKEFANSGTSYDGMSFLDFGHTNIESNYFKSVSRRFNYYGDLMLNFNYQLTDDLGMKLNIGNNIRDDSFTVSTVGGINLQIPGFYHINNVGNASPASDLQNTQTRIRSMAGFANLDLSFKDYLFLNSTFRIEKSSVGATRPTYTDDLKIKSYPYYSVGVSFVPTKAFESLKGGFMNYAKVTASYTKVGSTNAIAAYATDEVTGLIPSGFPMTNASFLINRNPTNPNIKPEFTSTKEASVQLGFLNDRITFEGAVFRSDVSDLITNISTSNASGTSTLRDNIGDAYNKGYELDLGLTPIKTQDFEWNLRASYSTYTSEVTELKGGVDDIALLAYATPGVGIYVKKGEQYPLIKGTKYQRDDQGRIIVGADGMPLATSGFEVLGKVNPDYILGFSTSIRFKGFRLSGTADYRTGNSFVAMTKNQLAFTGGLEKTADFDRSQGYIVPNSVKNVGTASNPVYVVNDIPVGGDGTYAAAANYFSTNGLFNAVGEEFVIDGSAFKIREIALSYTLPKAVLSSTFINSLTFGVYARNPFAWYAKSNRNFADPETSSNSGGVNQRPGQALGVGGVNANGIAFTGQYPTFRTFGFNMSATF from the coding sequence ATGAAGAAATTAACAACAAGTGTTTTGTTTGTAGTACTATCTTCGTCTTTTCTAGTTGCAAATGCCCAGGAGAGAAAGAATAGGGATACAATTAAAACTCAGAATATTGGAGAAATCGTTGTTACAGGAGCATTGGGAATCAAGAAGAAAGCTGACGCTCTTACTGGAAGCACTGCGATTGTAAAAACAGAAGAATTAACTAAAGCGGGTAACCCCAATGCTGTACAGGCATTAACCGGAAAAGTTTCTGGTTTGCAAATCAATGTACCAAACAGTTCCGTAAACGCGCAAGCAACAATTAACTTAAGAGGACAAAGATCTTTAACAGGGGATAATGGAGCTTTAATAGTTATTGACGGAGCACCTTCTACGGCAGCTATTTTTCAGCAGCTACCTCCGGAGGTTATTGAAAGTGTCAATGTATTTAAAGGCCAGCAGGGATCTGCACTATACGGAGAAAGAGGATCAAATGGTGTTATTATTGTGACAACCAGAAAAGGATCGAAATCTGAAAAAATACAGTTTACGCTTTCAGCAGGTATAGATGCCTCTTTTGTATACAAACTTCCTATTATTCAGCAAAAATATGGAGCGGGGTATCCTGATTCTACATTTGAACCTGGATTGGGAGAGATAGGTGGTACTACTTGGGTACCTTATGAAAATACCTCTTGGGGACCATTGTATTCTGATCCTGCTATTGGAGGTCAGAATGTAATCATTGGTACACCTGATGCAAATGGACAATTTGTTATGGGTAAATATTCTCCTCGAAAAGATAATATCAAAGACTTCTTTAAGACAGGATTTTTATACCAGAACGGTTTGTCTATGAATGTAGGAGGTAGTGATTCTTATGCATTTTTCTCAATCAACAGGACTCAGAATGATTTCGTGGTTGACAGAGATAGATTAACAAGAAATAACCTTTTATTTAAAGCAGGTAAAAAGTTAGGAAACTTCAGAGTAGATGGGACTTTTAATATGGTAGATCAGCAGACTTCTGAAACGGATTCGAATCTATATGACGACTTACTGCAGACTCCTTCCCATATTAATGTAAAAGATTTTTCTGCACCTAATCTGGAACATTATTTTTCTACTTTTGCTGATAACCCTTATTGGACCGTACAGAATGCAAGATATAATAATAAGAGTACTACATTCAGTGGAATATTAAATGCAGAATATACTATTAACGATCACATTAATATCTCCTATTTAGGAAATGTTTTAAGTGTTTCAGGACTTGGAGAAAGTTATAATAATGGCTGGAAGTTCGGGAAAGAATTCGCTAACAGTGGAACTAGTTATGATGGAATGTCATTCCTAGACTTTGGGCATACCAATATTGAATCTAACTATTTTAAGAGTGTTAGTAGAAGATTTAATTATTATGGAGATTTAATGTTAAATTTCAATTATCAGCTTACTGATGATTTAGGAATGAAATTAAACATAGGAAATAACATAAGAGATGATTCATTTACTGTTTCTACGGTAGGGGGAATTAATCTTCAGATTCCTGGTTTCTATCATATTAATAATGTTGGAAATGCATCACCTGCTTCTGATTTGCAGAATACACAGACGCGTATAAGAAGTATGGCAGGTTTTGCCAATTTAGATTTGTCATTCAAAGATTATTTATTCCTGAATTCAACATTTAGAATTGAGAAAAGTTCTGTAGGAGCTACACGCCCTACTTATACTGATGATCTTAAGATTAAATCTTACCCATATTATTCTGTGGGAGTTTCATTTGTACCTACAAAAGCCTTTGAAAGCTTGAAAGGTGGATTTATGAATTATGCTAAAGTAACAGCTTCATATACGAAAGTAGGAAGTACAAATGCTATTGCAGCCTATGCAACTGATGAGGTAACAGGGCTTATCCCTTCAGGGTTTCCTATGACTAATGCATCTTTTCTTATTAACAGAAACCCTACTAACCCGAATATCAAACCGGAATTTACTAGTACTAAGGAAGCATCAGTACAATTAGGATTTTTAAATGATAGAATTACTTTCGAAGGGGCAGTTTTCAGATCAGATGTATCAGATTTGATTACTAATATTTCTACTTCAAACGCTTCCGGAACTTCAACATTAAGAGATAATATCGGAGATGCTTATAATAAAGGATATGAATTGGATCTGGGACTTACTCCAATAAAGACTCAGGATTTTGAATGGAACTTAAGAGCATCTTACAGTACCTATACTTCAGAAGTTACAGAACTGAAAGGTGGGGTAGATGATATTGCTTTATTGGCGTATGCTACTCCTGGAGTTGGGATTTATGTTAAAAAAGGAGAACAGTATCCATTAATCAAAGGAACCAAATACCAAAGAGATGATCAAGGTAGAATTATTGTTGGTGCAGATGGGATGCCTTTAGCAACTTCTGGTTTTGAAGTATTGGGGAAGGTAAATCCAGATTATATTTTAGGATTTAGTACTTCTATCCGTTTCAAAGGTTTTAGGCTTTCCGGAACAGCGGATTACAGAACAGGAAACAGCTTTGTGGCAATGACAAAAAATCAACTTGCATTTACAGGAGGTTTGGAAAAAACTGCTGATTTTGACAGAAGCCAGGGATATATAGTTCCAAACTCTGTAAAAAATGTAGGAACCGCATCTAATCCTGTATATGTTGTAAATGATATACCTGTAGGGGGTGATGGGACTTATGCTGCTGCTGCAAACTACTTCTCAACAAACGGTCTTTTTAATGCAGTAGGGGAAGAATTTGTTATTGATGGATCAGCTTTCAAAATTAGAGAAATTGCATTGAGCTATACATTGCCGAAAGCAGTTTTATCATCAACTTTTATTAATAGTCTTACGTTTGGAGTATATGCGAGAAACCCTTTCGCATGGTATGCAAAAAGCAACAGAAATTTTGCTGATCCTGAGACATCAAGTAATAGTGGTGGGGTAAATCAAAGACCAGGACAGGCTTTAGGTGTTGGTGGTGTAAATGCTAATGGTATTGCATTCACAGGGCAATATCCTACTTTCAGAACGTTTGGTTTTAATATGAGTGCCACATTTTAA
- a CDS encoding ribonuclease HII, giving the protein MDLLQKWTDLYIEAGCDEVGRGCLSGPVVAAAVILDDSFQQNLVNDSKKLTFKTRMELDSYIKDNVKSYAIAELPPAFIDEHNILNASIHAMHRALDQLTIRPELILVDGNKFHPYNYIPHQCIIKGDSKVLSIAAASILAKNYRDKLMIELHEEHPEYSWNTNFGYATKAHQQALIKYGPTQHHRQSFRLKYD; this is encoded by the coding sequence ATGGATTTATTACAAAAATGGACAGACCTTTACATTGAGGCCGGATGTGATGAAGTAGGAAGAGGATGCCTAAGCGGGCCTGTGGTTGCAGCAGCTGTTATATTGGATGATAGTTTTCAACAAAATTTAGTGAATGATTCCAAAAAACTGACATTCAAAACGAGGATGGAGCTGGACAGCTATATTAAGGACAATGTAAAAAGCTATGCTATTGCAGAACTGCCACCCGCATTCATTGATGAGCATAATATTCTTAATGCCAGTATTCATGCCATGCACCGTGCTTTAGATCAGCTCACCATAAGACCAGAACTTATCTTAGTAGACGGAAATAAATTCCATCCTTATAATTATATTCCCCATCAGTGTATTATTAAAGGAGATTCAAAAGTTCTGTCTATTGCAGCAGCTTCAATTCTTGCCAAAAACTACAGGGACAAATTAATGATAGAACTTCATGAGGAACATCCGGAATATAGCTGGAATACCAACTTTGGATATGCAACGAAAGCCCATCAGCAAGCCTTGATAAAATATGGTCCCACACAACATCACAGACAGTCATTCAGACTGAAATATGATTAA
- the yidC gene encoding membrane protein insertase YidC, whose translation MQENKGIDKSQMISFAVLCLVLFGFMFYFQNKQSKEEQLKAQEQKVEQVKNAVKQTQASNINPNVTPSAIQTARVANKELNVEFSSLGGQVSKVQLSEYKAYDHKTDNADLPLYLIDKKNSNYGFQFKDKTGKVINTKDLVFTPAVNGNAVTMTADYNGAVIQFIYTLLPKYTLDFKVRTKGLANVTSDNKADFIWDYSVRNLEKGRAQEQSHSEFSYAFNNYKDYDYDGRTTMEEEKETLNWIGVKQQFFSSVIEAKNGFTNSKGNQEAIEEGEYLKKLNFEGFVQMTGSELNQDFTWYFMPLDLPLLKSYDKNFDEILPLGWSFIGWMNRGFFMPMYNIISEWGLTAGWVIFLMTIIVKLILSPIMYKQHKLSAMMKVIRPEIDEANAKFKDADPMKKQQATMEIYRKAGVNQMAGCLPALVQIPIFYALFRFFPNFIDLRGKGFWFAKDLTAYDDLIKLPFKIPFLGDHLSVFALACTIVILIYTVMTSGNMQQPQQEGMPNMKVLMYIFPITFLFFLNTSASGLSWYYFVSNAINILIILVIKYVILDEKKIHAQIQANKEKPKSEGKFQKKMREMMEKAQDQQKTQEQQKKKK comes from the coding sequence ATGCAAGAAAACAAAGGAATCGATAAAAGTCAAATGATCAGTTTTGCGGTTTTATGTTTGGTTCTTTTCGGATTCATGTTCTATTTCCAGAACAAGCAGTCGAAAGAAGAGCAGTTAAAAGCTCAGGAACAGAAAGTCGAGCAGGTGAAAAATGCTGTAAAACAGACTCAGGCAAGCAATATCAATCCAAATGTAACTCCTAGCGCAATTCAGACAGCTCGTGTGGCTAACAAAGAACTGAATGTTGAATTCTCAAGTTTAGGAGGACAGGTTTCTAAAGTACAGCTTTCGGAATATAAAGCATATGATCATAAAACAGATAATGCAGATCTTCCTCTTTATCTGATTGACAAGAAAAACTCGAACTATGGTTTTCAGTTTAAAGATAAAACAGGAAAAGTAATCAATACTAAGGACTTAGTTTTTACACCAGCTGTTAACGGAAATGCTGTAACAATGACGGCAGATTACAATGGAGCTGTTATTCAGTTTATCTATACATTACTTCCAAAATATACACTTGATTTTAAAGTAAGAACAAAAGGACTTGCAAATGTTACTTCTGATAACAAAGCAGACTTCATCTGGGATTACAGTGTAAGAAACTTAGAAAAGGGTAGAGCACAGGAACAATCTCACTCAGAATTCTCGTATGCTTTCAATAATTATAAAGATTATGATTATGACGGAAGAACGACAATGGAGGAGGAAAAAGAAACCCTTAACTGGATTGGTGTAAAACAACAGTTTTTCTCTTCTGTAATTGAAGCTAAAAATGGTTTTACAAACAGTAAAGGAAACCAGGAGGCTATTGAAGAAGGTGAGTATCTGAAGAAACTTAATTTTGAAGGATTCGTACAAATGACAGGAAGCGAGCTGAATCAGGATTTTACCTGGTATTTTATGCCGCTTGATTTACCTCTTTTAAAATCATACGATAAAAACTTTGACGAAATTCTACCATTAGGATGGTCTTTCATTGGATGGATGAACCGTGGGTTCTTTATGCCAATGTATAATATTATTTCTGAATGGGGACTTACAGCAGGTTGGGTCATTTTCTTAATGACCATCATTGTAAAGTTGATCCTATCGCCAATTATGTACAAGCAACATAAGCTGAGTGCGATGATGAAAGTGATTCGCCCTGAGATTGATGAAGCCAATGCTAAATTCAAAGATGCTGATCCGATGAAGAAGCAGCAGGCTACCATGGAAATCTATCGAAAGGCTGGGGTAAACCAGATGGCAGGATGTCTTCCGGCATTGGTTCAAATCCCGATCTTCTATGCATTATTCCGTTTCTTCCCGAACTTTATTGATCTTAGAGGAAAAGGATTCTGGTTTGCAAAGGATTTAACAGCTTACGATGATTTGATCAAACTTCCTTTTAAAATTCCATTCTTAGGAGATCATTTAAGTGTTTTTGCATTAGCGTGTACAATCGTGATTTTGATTTATACAGTAATGACTTCAGGAAATATGCAGCAGCCTCAACAGGAAGGAATGCCAAACATGAAAGTGTTAATGTATATTTTCCCGATCACATTCCTGTTCTTTCTGAATACATCTGCATCAGGTCTTTCCTGGTATTATTTTGTATCCAATGCGATCAACATTTTGATTATCCTGGTTATTAAATACGTGATACTGGATGAAAAGAAAATTCATGCACAGATCCAGGCGAATAAGGAGAAACCAAAATCTGAAGGTAAATTCCAGAAGAAAATGAGAGAGATGATGGAGAAAGCTCAGGACCAACAGAAAACACAGGAGCAGCAGAAGAAAAAGAAATAG
- a CDS encoding CTP synthase: MSKKNTKYIFVTGGVTSSLGKGIVSASLGLLLKSRGFNVTIQKLDPYINIDPGTLNPYEHGECYVTEDGAETDLDLGHYERYLDAPTSQNNNVTTGKIYQTVIEKERKGDFLGKTVQVIPHITNEIKRRIKMLSKQNYDIIITEIGGTVGDIESLPYIETVRQLKWELGEKNSMVIHLTLLPYLASSGELKTKPSQHSVRQLMESGIMADVLVCRTEHTIPKDQRAKLAQFCNVSLDNVIECKDLETIYEVPMYLQKQNFDDVVLKELDLKNDKEADLKDWKTFLKKFKNPKRTVEIALVGKYISLQDSYISIAEAFKHAGASLETEVKVRWVYSGDITAENIKETLNGVDGILIAPGFGDRGIEGKVLTAQYARENKVPMLGICLGMQIMTVEFARNVLGHSKANSMEFDTSTPDPVISIMEEQKNVVDKGGTMRLGAWKCSLKNGSKLYDIYGTKNISERHRHRYEFNSEYLQEFEKNGFQATGTNPETGLVEALELPDHPFYVGVQYHPEYKSTVATPHPLFKAFVKACEKK; encoded by the coding sequence ATGAGTAAAAAGAATACAAAGTACATCTTTGTGACAGGAGGTGTAACTTCATCTTTGGGAAAAGGAATCGTGTCTGCTTCTCTGGGACTTTTATTAAAATCACGCGGTTTTAATGTAACGATCCAAAAACTTGATCCTTATATTAACATCGACCCGGGAACACTGAATCCTTATGAGCACGGAGAATGTTATGTAACTGAAGATGGTGCGGAGACAGATCTGGATTTAGGTCACTACGAGCGTTACCTTGATGCTCCTACTTCCCAAAACAACAATGTTACTACTGGGAAAATCTACCAAACTGTTATAGAAAAAGAAAGAAAAGGAGATTTCTTAGGAAAGACCGTTCAGGTAATTCCTCATATCACCAACGAGATCAAACGCAGAATCAAAATGCTTTCCAAGCAGAACTACGATATCATTATTACTGAGATCGGAGGGACTGTAGGAGATATTGAGTCTCTTCCATACATTGAAACTGTACGTCAGTTGAAATGGGAGTTGGGTGAGAAAAATTCTATGGTGATCCACCTTACGCTATTGCCTTATCTGGCTTCAAGCGGCGAATTAAAAACAAAACCTTCACAGCATTCTGTTCGTCAGTTGATGGAAAGCGGAATTATGGCTGATGTTTTGGTTTGCAGAACAGAACACACGATTCCAAAAGATCAGAGAGCAAAACTGGCTCAGTTCTGTAATGTTTCTTTAGATAATGTAATTGAATGTAAAGACCTGGAAACGATTTATGAAGTTCCAATGTACCTTCAAAAGCAAAACTTTGATGATGTAGTTTTAAAAGAATTAGATCTTAAAAATGATAAAGAAGCTGATCTTAAAGACTGGAAAACCTTCCTTAAAAAATTCAAAAACCCTAAAAGAACTGTAGAAATTGCCTTAGTAGGAAAATATATTTCTCTGCAGGACTCTTATATTTCTATTGCTGAAGCTTTCAAACATGCAGGAGCAAGTCTTGAAACAGAAGTGAAAGTAAGATGGGTATACAGTGGAGATATCACCGCTGAAAATATTAAAGAAACTTTAAATGGTGTAGACGGAATCCTTATTGCTCCAGGTTTTGGCGATAGAGGAATTGAAGGAAAAGTACTTACTGCCCAATATGCAAGAGAAAATAAAGTTCCTATGCTGGGAATCTGTTTAGGAATGCAGATCATGACTGTTGAATTTGCAAGAAACGTTCTTGGACACTCAAAAGCCAACTCAATGGAATTTGATACTTCTACACCGGATCCTGTAATTTCTATCATGGAAGAACAGAAAAATGTAGTAGACAAAGGAGGTACAATGCGTCTTGGAGCTTGGAAATGTTCATTGAAAAACGGTTCTAAGTTATATGACATCTACGGAACTAAAAATATTTCTGAAAGACACCGTCACCGTTATGAATTTAACAGTGAGTATCTTCAGGAATTTGAAAAGAACGGATTCCAGGCAACGGGAACCAATCCTGAAACAGGACTGGTAGAAGCGCTTGAGCTTCCTGATCACCCGTTCTATGTAGGAGTGCAGTATCACCCTGAATATAAAAGTACAGTAGCAACGCCACATCCTTTATTTAAGGCTTTTGTTAAGGCTTGCGAAAAGAAATAA
- a CDS encoding CDP-alcohol phosphatidyltransferase family protein, protein MISVYKLKPKFQQLLTPILLWLHKNNITANQITVSSILLSVVIGILFWNADLSRWFFLSLPIGLLLRMALNALDGMMARKFNQTSKLGEVLNEVGDLVSDVIIFFPLLKFQPESLYLIVIFILVSIINEFAGLLGKVVGKERRYDGPMGKSDRALILGLYGLAVFFGASISGFSQYIFGAIILLLVISSYIRLKKSLHEA, encoded by the coding sequence ATGATTTCGGTATATAAATTAAAACCAAAGTTCCAGCAACTGCTTACGCCGATTTTATTATGGCTGCATAAGAATAATATTACAGCCAACCAGATTACAGTAAGTTCAATATTGCTTTCTGTAGTGATTGGAATCCTCTTCTGGAATGCAGATCTGTCCAGATGGTTCTTTCTGAGTCTTCCCATCGGCCTGCTTTTAAGAATGGCTTTGAATGCATTAGACGGCATGATGGCGAGAAAATTCAATCAAACCAGCAAGCTGGGTGAAGTGCTAAACGAAGTCGGAGACCTTGTTTCTGATGTGATTATCTTTTTTCCACTGTTAAAATTCCAGCCGGAAAGCCTGTACCTGATTGTTATCTTTATTCTGGTAAGCATCATCAATGAATTTGCAGGTCTGCTAGGGAAAGTTGTTGGAAAAGAACGTCGCTACGACGGACCAATGGGGAAAAGTGACCGCGCTCTTATCCTGGGACTCTACGGTTTAGCTGTGTTTTTTGGAGCGTCTATTTCCGGTTTTTCACAGTATATTTTCGGCGCAATTATTCTCCTACTGGTTATCAGCAGCTATATCAGACTAAAGAAATCACTGCATGAAGCCTGA
- a CDS encoding phosphatidate cytidylyltransferase — protein MKPEENKFADVPLRVKTWIYIIVVFALGISHPLAMKIFVSWISFQCFFEFLRLFKINSSRIIPSVLLGMVQFLLLYFLPIESYFLYSFAFVIGMLMYFLLLKTSLQQIYGVLTALLVCLFAFPHLSFIRETASGLNSIIFIVVVTELNDVFQYLMGKFFGKHKITPKISPNKTWEGFIGGVFLTVILSNILGFFLLKTDILVNTILGAILGISGFFGDVFMSYLKRKADIKDTGTLLPGHGGLLDRMDSLIFNAPVFFWILYLFINS, from the coding sequence ATGAAGCCTGAAGAAAATAAATTTGCAGATGTTCCATTAAGAGTAAAAACATGGATCTATATCATCGTGGTATTTGCATTAGGAATCTCTCATCCTCTTGCTATGAAGATTTTTGTTTCATGGATCAGCTTTCAGTGCTTTTTTGAATTTCTAAGACTATTTAAAATAAATTCCAGCCGGATCATTCCTTCCGTATTGTTAGGAATGGTACAGTTTCTTCTTTTGTATTTTCTCCCTATTGAGAGCTACTTTCTATACAGTTTTGCCTTCGTCATTGGGATGCTGATGTATTTTCTTCTGTTAAAAACATCCCTGCAACAAATTTACGGAGTCTTGACCGCTTTACTGGTCTGCCTTTTTGCTTTTCCCCACCTCTCTTTCATCAGAGAAACAGCTTCCGGGTTGAATTCCATTATTTTTATTGTCGTGGTGACTGAACTGAATGATGTTTTTCAGTATCTGATGGGGAAGTTCTTCGGAAAGCACAAAATAACACCCAAAATAAGTCCCAATAAAACATGGGAAGGATTTATCGGAGGGGTTTTTCTTACTGTAATCTTAAGCAATATTTTAGGCTTTTTCTTATTAAAGACCGATATTCTTGTCAATACTATTTTAGGGGCTATTTTGGGTATTTCCGGATTCTTCGGGGATGTTTTCATGTCTTATTTAAAGAGGAAAGCAGATATAAAAGATACCGGAACCCTACTCCCCGGCCATGGCGGTTTACTGGACCGAATGGACAGCTTGATCTTTAATGCTCCTGTTTTTTTCTGGATTCTTTATCTTTTTATAAATAGCTAA